In one window of Leptospira sp. WS92.C1 DNA:
- a CDS encoding ABC transporter ATP-binding protein, with product MILRINNLSREYGKSKAVDGVSFDMNQSDYVAIVGPSGSGKTTLLSMITGMLTSSAGEIYFDTTKVSDMSHGTLANFRARNIGLIFQFSELLPHLDVEENILLPALLVGKFSSKEYQEKCEYLIQSLNLESIRKSYPSKLSGGQIQMTAIARSLINEPELLLADEPSGDLDPENSELVRNLLYDFNMRGLTILLVTHDMNLAFDAKTIYEMREGAFTRVVK from the coding sequence ATGATTCTACGTATCAACAATCTTTCGAGAGAATACGGAAAATCAAAAGCTGTAGACGGGGTTTCCTTTGATATGAATCAATCCGACTATGTCGCGATCGTCGGTCCCTCCGGTTCCGGTAAGACCACGTTGCTTTCGATGATCACGGGAATGCTCACGAGTAGCGCCGGAGAAATCTACTTTGATACCACCAAAGTAAGCGATATGAGTCACGGGACCCTAGCAAATTTCCGGGCGCGCAACATCGGACTGATCTTTCAGTTTTCGGAATTGCTTCCTCATTTGGATGTGGAAGAGAATATTCTACTTCCGGCTCTTCTTGTAGGAAAATTTAGTTCGAAAGAGTATCAGGAAAAATGCGAATATCTGATCCAGAGTCTAAACCTGGAATCTATACGAAAGAGCTATCCATCCAAACTTTCAGGAGGACAGATTCAGATGACCGCGATCGCAAGATCCTTGATCAACGAACCCGAGCTTCTCCTCGCGGACGAACCCTCCGGGGATTTGGATCCCGAAAATAGCGAACTCGTACGCAACCTTCTTTACGATTTCAACATGAGAGGTCTTACGATTCTATTAGTAACTCATGATATGAATCTCGCCTTTGACGCAAAAACGATTTATGAAATGAGAGAGGGAGCGTTTACCCGGGTGGTAAAATGA
- a CDS encoding ROK family protein, with product MKSYLGIDIGAGSIKASLVTKDGNILKQTSRTTGTDTNEIQFLKSLEEIVSEIKESSMIGIGIGSPGPIDSERGILIQSANLPLLKEVALVDHLKKKFSYPVYYNNDANLAALGEYRFGLGKGSSNLLILTLGTGLGGGWIYQGKLFNGYKGSGMETGHVTYLAEGPHCGCGQRGCTEAYFSASGFLNRYLETTGRSLSSAEEFFKKVRETEPAAVRLLNEGIEALAQLCRGLIHTINPERIVFTGGLILSWDLFGNSLTKRIQEIIFPVFRTYTQILRGGNVSGVLGAAALCMENHE from the coding sequence ATGAAATCCTATCTCGGGATCGATATCGGAGCGGGAAGTATCAAAGCCAGCCTGGTCACAAAAGACGGAAATATTCTCAAACAAACCTCAAGAACAACCGGAACCGATACAAACGAAATCCAGTTTCTAAAATCACTCGAAGAGATCGTTTCAGAGATAAAGGAATCTTCGATGATCGGAATCGGAATCGGAAGTCCGGGACCCATCGATTCCGAAAGGGGAATCCTAATTCAATCCGCAAACCTTCCTCTTCTCAAAGAAGTCGCGTTAGTCGATCATTTAAAAAAAAAATTTTCATACCCGGTCTACTACAACAACGACGCTAACCTCGCCGCCCTCGGAGAATACAGATTTGGTCTCGGAAAAGGATCCTCTAATCTGTTGATTCTTACGTTGGGAACCGGACTCGGCGGAGGCTGGATTTATCAGGGTAAATTGTTTAACGGATATAAAGGAAGCGGAATGGAAACCGGACACGTCACGTATTTAGCGGAAGGTCCCCACTGCGGTTGCGGCCAGAGAGGATGTACGGAAGCCTACTTCAGCGCGAGCGGATTTTTAAATCGATATCTTGAAACAACCGGACGCTCTCTTTCTTCCGCGGAAGAATTTTTTAAAAAGGTTCGAGAGACCGAACCAGCCGCGGTACGTTTGTTAAACGAAGGAATCGAAGCCCTCGCGCAACTCTGCAGGGGACTGATTCATACGATCAATCCGGAGAGAATCGTATTTACAGGGGGATTGATTTTATCCTGGGATCTATTCGGAAATTCCCTCACAAAAAGAATTCAAGAAATCATCTTTCCGGTTTTTCGAACTTACACTCAAATTTTACGCGGAGGGAACGTTTCCGGTGTCTTAGGCGCCGCCGCCCTCTGTATGGAGAATCATGAATGA
- a CDS encoding lysylphosphatidylglycerol synthase transmembrane domain-containing protein: MKRILFGTVVSIIALGFLFSKLDLGEFTQIQERWEPIYLIPFCISSAWGLLLFSWRWHLLMGKQIQFRYALFASFIGVGANMFLPARGGDIFRLYFCKKESELQYPTLVTALFIEKVLDFSFIFSAGLCALMFLGIKDESSNSFFIVSSLIIVGIFVGLVAIRFLNDKIISVLAWAAGLLGKKEWFLNKLAHYIRELGEFLVLKKFILPAVLTAFTWLIGYALSYGVLLKLVGIPMSYAGIVFIMFAGAVGVMVPSAPSGAGVFHASVTSSFVLMGRKASEGLFYATTVHLAQFILQSVFAIILYIYWIFDRRKRGLGKAEFSLKESEVIETES, from the coding sequence TTGAAACGCATATTATTCGGAACCGTAGTCAGCATTATCGCGCTCGGATTTTTATTTTCAAAACTGGATCTCGGGGAATTTACCCAAATCCAGGAACGTTGGGAACCGATTTATCTGATTCCGTTCTGTATTTCCAGCGCTTGGGGTCTTCTTTTGTTTTCCTGGAGATGGCATCTTCTTATGGGAAAACAAATTCAATTCCGTTATGCGCTCTTTGCCTCCTTTATCGGCGTAGGGGCCAATATGTTTCTTCCCGCACGCGGGGGGGATATTTTCCGACTTTATTTTTGTAAAAAAGAATCGGAATTGCAATATCCGACTCTTGTGACCGCTCTCTTTATCGAAAAAGTTTTGGATTTTTCTTTTATATTCTCCGCCGGTCTTTGCGCTCTGATGTTTTTGGGAATCAAAGACGAAAGTAGCAATTCGTTTTTTATTGTATCCTCTTTGATCATAGTTGGAATTTTCGTAGGACTCGTCGCGATTCGATTCTTAAACGATAAAATCATATCCGTTCTTGCGTGGGCCGCGGGACTGCTCGGAAAAAAAGAATGGTTTTTAAACAAGTTGGCGCACTACATCCGCGAACTCGGTGAATTTTTAGTTTTGAAAAAATTTATCCTCCCTGCGGTTCTAACCGCATTCACATGGTTGATCGGATACGCTCTGAGTTACGGGGTATTGCTCAAATTGGTCGGAATTCCAATGAGCTACGCGGGAATCGTATTTATCATGTTTGCCGGTGCCGTAGGAGTCATGGTTCCCTCCGCGCCTTCCGGCGCGGGGGTATTTCACGCATCGGTGACCTCTTCCTTCGTCTTGATGGGAAGAAAAGCATCCGAAGGATTGTTCTACGCAACGACGGTTCACTTAGCTCAGTTCATTTTGCAGAGCGTGTTCGCGATCATTCTTTATATCTACTGGATCTTTGACCGAAGAAAACGCGGTCTCGGAAAAGCCGAATTCTCTCTCAAAGAATCCGAAGTTATCGAAACCGAAAGTTAA
- a CDS encoding ABC transporter permease, giving the protein MGKITYLRFAYSIVKRDIINSILHIGFSAFFCFFMIFGFFLLRMDKAPSNPSSIELFRNYPQLVLLLSSAGLVFMALTKTLLRTADAGIMMAVGGNRIGTVRLLVAELWILHGAGFLFSVLVGIAFPPWISEGSSLLDFGKAFLVCISLVSGIGAIIALILTFLDPYRSIRRGK; this is encoded by the coding sequence ATGGGAAAAATAACTTACCTCAGATTTGCGTATTCTATCGTAAAACGCGATATTATAAACAGTATTCTTCATATCGGCTTTTCCGCGTTTTTTTGTTTTTTCATGATTTTCGGATTCTTCCTGCTGAGAATGGACAAAGCCCCTTCCAACCCTTCTAGTATCGAACTCTTCCGGAATTATCCACAGTTGGTTTTATTGCTGAGTTCCGCTGGATTGGTATTTATGGCGCTTACGAAAACCCTTCTCCGGACCGCGGACGCCGGAATCATGATGGCGGTCGGTGGAAATCGAATCGGAACCGTGCGTCTTTTGGTCGCGGAACTCTGGATTTTACACGGAGCCGGATTCTTATTTTCCGTTTTAGTAGGAATCGCATTCCCCCCTTGGATTTCCGAAGGTTCAAGCCTCTTGGATTTTGGAAAAGCGTTTCTGGTTTGTATTTCTTTGGTCTCAGGCATCGGGGCGATCATCGCCTTGATTCTCACCTTTTTGGATCCGTATCGATCGATTCGGAGGGGAAAATGA
- a CDS encoding histidine triad nucleotide-binding protein, whose amino-acid sequence MNDPNCIFCKIIRKEIPAKIAFEDEEILAFHDISPQAPVHIVFIPKKHIVSLAETTNPDATLLGNILVRIQETAKTLGFSKKGYRVVNNTGTNGGQTVFHIHFHLLAERRLQWPPG is encoded by the coding sequence ATGAACGATCCAAACTGCATATTCTGCAAAATCATCCGTAAGGAAATCCCCGCAAAGATCGCTTTTGAAGACGAAGAAATATTAGCGTTTCATGATATATCTCCGCAAGCCCCGGTTCATATCGTATTTATTCCGAAAAAACATATCGTATCTCTTGCGGAAACAACCAATCCTGATGCGACTCTTTTAGGAAACATTCTCGTTCGAATTCAAGAGACCGCAAAAACATTGGGCTTTTCCAAAAAGGGATATAGAGTGGTGAACAACACGGGAACCAACGGAGGACAGACCGTCTTCCATATTCATTTTCATCTTTTAGCAGAACGCCGACTCCAATGGCCGCCGGGCTAA